The stretch of DNA GGTTCTTATTGCTAGTTTCTCTCAGTAGTAAGCTCAAACCTACTGTACTATTTTTGTTCACAACTGTTTACACATAAGTTCCATCATCTGCAAAATATGTTATATCCATTGAAGTAGATGATGTGTTCCATGTAAGTTGCAATTTGCAAAACATCAACTTAGTGCTGATTGATTTGTTATTTGGTCTGAGATGTGGCTCTTGTAACTACCAAATCATGTGCGCTTCTCCATAGATGGGATATATCCTACAAGAGACAGTTTTAACCTGCATCATGTGATTTAGAATGGCATATGTTCCAGCCTCCAGGTGTAAATTTGTTTGAACTTCCAACTTATAATTTAGATTGGTTCTTTTTTCAGTTTAAAGCCTATGTATTAAGCCGTTTCACATAATATAGTAGCTTTACAGTACTACAACCTATGCTAATTAAGCTAATGGAATCCTGAGTTTGTAGCGGAACTTGAAAGCAAAAATGAATATTAGGGACATGGATTAACCTGCTATGATGATAAAGAGATCTTAAAGATATTCAGATATAAAAGGAGCTAACCAAGGCTTCCATTATAGTATTATACAACCATCACATGTCTTCTTAGGTTAAACAAGTAGATATGATGCTATTTTCTGTCCTTCATCGATGTCCTCCAGAACCTTTTCAGTACGTTGTGTAACTGAATACCTAATGCACATTATCCTATTTTCAACTGCTGTGTGGGATTCATTTCCATTGTTGTTGGTGGTGCATTTTGTTTATGTTCTATTTCTTTAGAGTTTGTTTTGATGATGTTTAGGCCTGATGTATCAAAATTCCTGTTTAGTGTTCAATATTTACTGATTATTCATCTCAATGCAAAGAAGTTGTATTGACTATTAGTGTTGCAACAGGGAACTTTACAAAAATAATATTGAAGGAACGATCCCGTCGGAACTTGGTGATTTGAAGAACCTAATTAGCTTGGACTTGTACAAGAACAATGTTTCAGGGACTATACCTCCAACACTTGGGAAGTTAAAGTCCCTTGTATTCTTGTAAGTTTCATGCCTTGAAATACTCTCTACATATGAAATAGTTATCACATATTAGCAACTGAATGCGGATTTATTGCTGATTATGCTGAAGATGAACATTCTGTATTGTTCTAATGGTGTCGGGTTGTGCTAGGATATCCGTTTGTAGGTGCTATGTACAGATGTAATACTATAGTTCTGTATTTTATGCTTAACATACGGTTGTGCTTTTATAGGCGGCTCAACGGCAATCGTTTGACTGGACCAATTCCAAGGGAGCTGGCTGGAATATCTAGCCTCAAAGTTGTGTAAGTACAGTTTCACTTCCAATGCCGAGTGCAGTTGGCTCCACGTGAATTTGCCTTGTGATAATTTTGGCTTCATTGTTTTACAGTGATGTTTCTGGTAATAATCTGTGTGGAACAATTCCCACGACTGGACCATTTGAGCACATTCCTCTCAGCAAGTAAGTCTGCTTGCCTTTTTTAATGTGCTGCGACATGGAGATTTTCAAGATATGCCCATAATAGAAGTTTCAAACTAATGAGAACTTCAAAGAATATAAGAGATTCTGCCTTTAATTTTAGGATGTGTGTCTCTTAACCAATACTTGTGAAAGCAAATTAAATCACTCCTGTGATTATTTGACCGGCCAATATGTGGATCCTAAAATCACATGCATTTTCTCGTCGGCTCCTCACACTTCTTTAGTTACACATCTATGTTTGGATGCTTCTTtatttgcaaaattaatttggcTGACTGTTTCCGTGATAAGGTGGgtatttctttctttttttgtgGGTTGGGTAGTCACTGTTTCTGATATGGAAGGGTATAATCTTATCATTCTGGAAGGGCATCATCCAAACGCTTGAGTGCAGGAATGAGAGGCTTTTTATCACCAATTTGTGCTGCTGTGGATTCGAGCATAGTTTAGTTGACCCATTCCAAGCACTTCCTTTGTCGCCCTAGTGTTTTCTTTTTCATCCCTTTCTGTCAGTTCTCTTTTCAGTATTCGATATGTTTAGAGAACCAAAGGACATGGATAACTTTTTTAGCCTAGTGGGAACATAATGCCGTAGCCTCGTACTCTCAACCATTATGTTTTCCTTCCATAATGATGCATTTTTTATTTGTATCCAGCCTCCACTTTCCAGTTCATGTTCTCACCACCATTACATTGTTCCGTTTGTCGAGCCATTTGTTGACAAGTGTGGGCGTTCTGTTTTATGTGCAGCTTCGAGAGGAACCCACGCTTGGAAGGCCCAGAGCTACAAGGCCTGGCTGTATATGAAACCAACTGCTAAACGGCTACGGGAAGGTGGAAAATGCTAGGAAGTAACGGGCGTACAAGGTTTACCGGAGATCGGGGTGATATAGATTGTTAGGTCCGCAGTTTGCCACTTTGTAATGTTCCTCCCTACATAGCGCTGTCATGCCATGTGTCATGTGTGCCTTGCTCTCAGCAGGGAAGTTGAGTTGTTGTATGTTGTGTAGCAGAACGATGCTTTCTGCCTGTGAATGTAAAACATAAGATTGCCTATGTGTCACGACTCAAATGGTATTGTCATCTACTCATCTCTATTATGGCAATGGCACTTTTTGCTTGCTTGCTCGTGCAATACGTCAATTAGATCTACGAGTAGCATTCTAGCTGGTGGATAACTGATGTAGGGCTGATATGACATTGGTGTGAGATGTCCAAGCAAAGAGTAGCTGGCAGACTTCCAACCTCTTTTCTGACCTGAAGTATATATCAAATCAAATTAAATTCTTATAGCGGTGCCAACATAACATGCCAACCAAAGGGAAAGTAAGTGAAGGTCTCTCGGGCTCTGCCCCCGCGTCACTCCGGCCCCAGGGGCGGCACGGGCGGCGACCCCAGCCACCGAGGCGCTCGGCCCCTTGATCCCCTCCGCCCCCTCGCCGTCGCCTCCCGCGGGCAAAGCTCGTgcggagcgggcggcggcggggtctcCTCTCGCGCTGGCGGGCGCTGCAGGATGGGGATCTTGTGGCGTTGGGCAGCGGCTGGCGTCGGTGAGCAGCCTTGTGCCCTGGCGTGGAGGCGGTGGTCCTGCTGCGGCTTGGCGACCTGCAGTGGTTCGGCGGCTCGGCGGTGGCAGCGGGGCTCGGGCGGCTCGATGGGGTGGCGGGCCCCGATCTGACGGAGTGGATCCGGATGGTGTAGGTGCTCTGGCGGCTCTTGGCAGCATGGATCCGGCGGTTGGGGCTGCGGCCGGAGGCTCCTGGCTCTTCGGCGGCGCTGCCCCTGCTGCTATTGTGGCTGTGGCAAATGTGCTTGGGTTTCGGCCTGGCAACtcggtattgggataccgacgattgaacgagattgaacgaggtattgggataccgacgatcagatctcgggcaagtaacataccgattgacaaaggaaattatatacgggattgattgaatcctcgacatcgtggttcatctgatgagatcatcgaggagcatgtgggagccaacatgggtatccagatcccgctgttggttattgaccggagagcgatctcggtcatgtctacatgtctcccgaacccgtagggtctacacacttaaggttcggtgacgctagggttgtagggatatgtatatgcagtaacccgaatgttgttcggagtcccggatgagatcccagacgtcacgaggagttccggaatggtccggaggtaaagaattatattataggaagtgctattttgGGACCACCGGAGTccgggtccaccgggtggggccacctgtcccggggggccacatgggctgtagggggtgcgccttggcctatatgggccaagggcaccagccccaagaggcccatgcgcctagggtttcaagggaggaagagtcctaggaggggaaggcacctcctaggtgccttggggaggagggattcctcccccttggccgcacccccctaggagattggatctcctagggccggcgcccccccttggccctcctatatatagggggagatggaggacttcttactggcctttggtgcctcccttctccctctccaaacactcctcctcctccaagtgcTTGCGAAAGCCCTGCCGGAAGTACTGCGTCCATCAACACCAcgcgtcgtgctgctgctggtgcccATCTCCCTCaactctcctccccccttgctggatcaagaaggaggagacgtggctgttccgtacgtgtgttgaacgcggaggtgccgtccgttcggtgctaggatcttcggtgattcgaatcacgtcgagtacgactccctcatccccgttctttgaacgcttccgctcgcgatctacaaggtacgtagatgcatctaatcactcgttgctagatgaactcctagatggatcttggtgaaaccgtaggaaaatttttgttttctgcaacgttccccaacagtggcatcgtgagctaggtctatgcgtagttctcttgcacgagtagaacacaattggTTGTGGGCGtggatgttgtcaactttcttgccgctactagtcttatcttgcttcaacggtattgtgggatgaagtggcccggaccaaccttacacgta from Triticum urartu cultivar G1812 chromosome 3, Tu2.1, whole genome shotgun sequence encodes:
- the LOC125544096 gene encoding leucine-rich repeat protein 1 codes for the protein MAAGALGLALVAALAVALAGANSEGDALSALRRSLRDPGGVLQSWDPTLVNPCTWFHVTCDRDNRVTRLDLGNLNLSGHLVPELGKLEHLQYLELYKNNIEGTIPSELGDLKNLISLDLYKNNVSGTIPPTLGKLKSLVFLRLNGNRLTGPIPRELAGISSLKVVDVSGNNLCGTIPTTGPFEHIPLSNFERNPRLEGPELQGLAVYETNC